The Engystomops pustulosus chromosome 4, aEngPut4.maternal, whole genome shotgun sequence genome contains a region encoding:
- the LOC140126596 gene encoding sulfate transporter-like: protein MGQLKDIEDPGNDFPEEEPQDSSSFQYMHVKLEEHAQPELSTKEIITEKAREYCKSGPKVVANFFLTLFPVLQWLPRYKIKEYLPGDITSGIIVGIVTIPQSIAYSLLANQDPIYGLYTNFFCCIIYFLTATSRHNCVGTYGVLCLMVGESVNKQLKAAGYITDGTASIVVNSTLTNGTICDKSCYAITVATSLTFIVGVYQILMGIFQLGFISMYLSEPLLSGFVTGSSLTILTSQMKYLLGLKIPRRDGAGALIMTWIDIFSYLKNTNICDLVTSIIAICTIVPVKEINDRFKSKMKIPFPVELLVIIVATLVSHYFNFNTKYKSSVCGTIPTGFRMPRAPDWSLIPSIAADAVPIAIIGFAMTVSLAEIFAKKHGYTISTNQEMIAIGMCNLIPSFFSCFSSCAALAKSLLRESTGANTQLNGIISSSVLLLVLLAIAPLFYSLQSCILGVITICSLRGALRKFADTPKMWRISKVDTIVWWVSMLASSLISTEIGLLVAVCFSMLCVIVRTQRPRATLLGKVSGTEIYEDQFTYKELNTIPYVKIFRFDASLYYANKSYFRNSLYSKTGINPSLVAAMQRKAKKEEEAASRETSNRFIARFNLIKTVQKPQTVTKTSIPQLDIHSLIIDCGAMQFIDSVGLGILKEVRKDYEDIGIEVFLVNCNPSVRRSLHDGGYFSNTSGDVELLAFHSVHDAVTFAERKFREKQKEIQLRDNAFSFDPAQAISDDLNN, encoded by the exons atggGACAG CTTAAAGATATTGAGGATCCGGGGAATGATTTTCCTGAAGAAGAACCTCAAGATTCATCTTCATTTCAGTACATGCACGTTAAGCTTGAAGAACATGCCCAACCAGAACTTAGCACCAAGGAAATCATTACAGAGAAAGCCAGAGAATATTGTAAAAGTGGGCCAAAAGTAGTCGCTAACTTCTTTCTAACACTTTTCCCTGTCCTTCAGTGGCTTCCACGTTATAAGATCAAGGAATACCTACCCGGTGACATCACATCTGGCATCATTGTTGGCATTGTTACCATTCCACAGTCAATTGCTTATTCTCTTCTGGCCAACCAAGACCCAATCTATGGTTTATACACCAACTTCTTCTGCTGCATTATCTATTTTCTGACTGCAACATCCCGCCATAATTGTGTTGGAACATATGGTGTGCTATGTTTGATGGTAGGAGAGTCAGTGAACAAGCAGCTCAAAGCCGCAGGTTATATTACAGATGGGACTGCCTCAATTGTGGTAAACTCAACACTTACCAATGGAACTATATGCGATAAAAGCTGCTATGCCATTACTGTTGCCACATCTTTAACTTTTATTGTTGGGGTGTACCAG ATCCTGATGGGAATATTCCAGTTAGGATTCATCTCTATGTATTTGTCAGAGCCATTGCTGAGCGGTTTTGTTACTGGCTCATCTCTCACTATTCTCACTTCCCAGATGAAGTATCTCCTCGGCTTAAAGATTCCTCGTCGGGATGGGGCAGGGGCCCTGATTATGACTTGGATTGATATCTTTTCATATCTAAAAAATACCAATATATGTGACTTAGTAACTAGCATCATTGCAATATGTACTATTGTACCTGTCAAAGAAATCAATGATAGGTTCAAGAGTAAAATGAAAATCCCATTTCCAGTAGAGCTGCTTGTCATCATTGTAGCCACATTGGTTTCCCATTACTTTAACTTTAATACCAAATATAAGTCCTCAGTATGTGGCACAATTCCCACTGGTTTTAGGATGCCTAGAGCCCCAGACTGGAGTCTCATTCCAAGTATAGCTGCTGATGCAGTTCCAATTGCAATAATTGGTTTTGCCATGACAGTGTCTCTTGCTGAAATCTTTGCCAAAAAGCATGGTTACACAATTAGCACTAACCAGGAGATGATCGCGATTGGTATGTGCAATCTGATTCCATCGTTCTTTTCCTGTTTTTCTAGCTGTGCTGCTCTTGCTAAAAGTCTTCTCAGAGAATCTACAGGCGCAAATACACAGCTCAACGGCATCATCAGCTCTTCTGTGCTGTTGCTCGTTCTGCTTGCTATTGCTCCTTTATTCTATTCATTGCAAAGTTGCATTTTAGGGGTCATCACCATCTGCAGTCTCAGGGGAGCTCTAAGAAAATTTGCTGATACTCCAAAAATGTGGCGTATAAGTAAAGTTGACACAATTGTCTGGTGGGTCAGCATGTTAGCATCCTCCTTAATCTCAACTGAGATTGGACTACTAGTAGCTGTTTGCTTCTCCATGCTCTGCGTGATCGTCCGTACACAGAGACCaagggccactttattaggtaaagtTAGCGGGACAGAGATTTATGAGGACCAGTTTACTTACAAGGAGCTAAACACAATTCCTTATGTCAAAATTTTCCGCTTTGATGCTTCTCTTTATTATGCCAACAAAAGCTATTTCAGAAACTCTCTATACAGCAAGACTGGTATCAACCCATCTTTAGTGGCTGCAATGCAAAGAAAGgcaaagaaggaagaagaagcgGCATCAAGGGAAACAAGCAATAGGTTCATAGCCAGGTTTAATTTGATTAAAACTGTGCAGAAACCTCAGACAGTTACTAAAACGTCCATCCCTCAACTTGATATTCACTCACTTATAATTGATTGTGGTGCAATGCAATTCATAGACTCTGTTGGCCTTGGAATTCTCAAAGAGGTTCGTAAAGATTATGAGGATATAGGCATCGAAGTGTTTCTTGTGAACTGCAACCCATCCGTGCGCCGCTCTCTTCATGATGGAGGATATTTCAGCAACACAAGTGGTGATGTAGAGTTGCTGGCTTTTCATAGTGTGCATGATGCTGTCACATTTGCTGAAAGGAAGTTCCGGGAAAAACAGAAAGAAATTCAGTTAAGGGATAATGCCTTCTCTTTTGACCCAGCTCAAGCCATTAGTGATGATCTTAACAATTAG